In the genome of Myroides phaeus, one region contains:
- a CDS encoding RadC family protein, whose product METTVLNTEWLIASEVELIYKSKVKASQRPQITSSYSAYHIALKAWDINKIELLEQFKVLMLSNNNKVLGVLEVSSGGITGTIVDLRIIFSALLKANTTAFLIVHNHPSGKLAPSDADRQITRKIKEASKILDINLLDHLIITAEGYYSFADEGIL is encoded by the coding sequence ATGGAAACTACAGTTTTAAACACAGAATGGCTTATCGCATCAGAAGTAGAATTAATTTACAAATCAAAAGTAAAGGCTTCACAGAGACCACAGATTACATCTTCTTACAGTGCCTATCATATAGCATTAAAGGCTTGGGATATTAATAAGATTGAATTATTAGAACAGTTTAAAGTTCTTATGCTTTCAAACAACAACAAAGTACTTGGAGTATTAGAAGTTTCCTCAGGAGGGATAACAGGTACAATAGTAGATTTAAGAATTATTTTCTCCGCTCTATTAAAAGCGAATACTACAGCATTTTTGATTGTACACAATCATCCATCAGGGAAATTAGCACCAAGTGATGCTGATAGACAAATTACAAGAAAGATTAAAGAAGCAAGTAAAATACTTGATATTAATCTTTTAGATCATTTAATTATAACAGCAGAGGGTTACTACTCTTTTGCAGATGAAGGCATCTTATAA
- a CDS encoding helix-turn-helix domain-containing protein — translation MEHKIHQGRNIKRFREMLGIKQEVLAFDLGDNWTQKKISLLEKKEVIDNSLLQEISNKLAVPIEAIKNFDSKRALSIISNTHIDSPTQKYHYDTINPVTAIVQLHNEKIELYERILKEKDEMMNRLEKLIQSK, via the coding sequence ATGGAACACAAGATACACCAGGGAAGAAACATAAAACGTTTCAGAGAAATGCTAGGAATCAAACAAGAGGTTCTTGCATTTGATTTAGGAGATAATTGGACTCAGAAGAAAATCTCATTGTTGGAAAAAAAAGAGGTGATTGATAATTCACTCCTACAAGAGATTTCTAATAAGCTGGCTGTACCAATTGAAGCCATTAAAAATTTTGATTCAAAACGAGCTCTAAGCATTATCTCAAATACACACATTGATTCTCCAACACAAAAATATCATTATGATACCATTAATCCAGTTACTGCCATAGTACAATTACACAATGAAAAGATTGAATTGTATGAACGAATCCTCAAAGAAAAAGATGAGATGATGAATCGCTTAGAGAAACTGATTCAAAGTAAATAG
- a CDS encoding helix-turn-helix domain-containing protein: protein MTTVTRKHIGKNISRIREIKGMKQITLAELLGVSQQQVSIIENSESVEETKLESIAKILEVPVDVIKDYSDERVLNIINSTFHESPFYSNTVNYNPTFNPLDKLLEAYEENKKLYERLLEAEKEKIAYLEKLLSKK, encoded by the coding sequence ATGACAACAGTTACTCGTAAACATATAGGAAAAAATATTAGTCGAATCCGTGAAATAAAAGGAATGAAGCAAATAACGTTAGCTGAGCTTTTAGGCGTTAGTCAGCAACAAGTATCTATTATTGAAAACAGTGAGTCTGTTGAAGAAACTAAATTAGAAAGTATCGCAAAAATATTAGAGGTACCTGTAGATGTAATAAAGGATTATTCTGATGAGAGAGTATTGAATATTATAAATAGTACTTTTCATGAAAGCCCTTTTTATAGTAATACTGTAAATTATAATCCAACATTCAATCCTCTTGATAAATTGTTAGAAGCTTACGAGGAAAATAAAAAGCTTTATGAGCGCCTATTAGAAGCGGAGAAAGAGAAAATAGCATATTTAGAAAAATTGCTATCAAAAAAATAA
- a CDS encoding relaxase/mobilization nuclease domain-containing protein: MIAKAKTCIGGTALFNYVINPNKGYELVRNNLSGETPKDMFLTMQILQNQNLRCKNNTISVVISPTIEDSKKMTDQDLNNLVHDFLVGLKLDPKNAQYIAFVHTEKEHKHIHILANRIDENTKALKDNYIGFQAQRIAHEIALKYGWISIRQENENKKEQVKANQKQVAQEIKKAHYLVLKEHPKNLQQYIDMMQIHQIEVKPSVNKQGNIQGYRFIHLPTNTNLKASEVDRNLKLNELFENNTPKRSDDLFHTVLFKDQDKQISFENWNTNTASLFSFLNSYGNYYEDYAPDITKKKKRTIRR, from the coding sequence ATGATAGCTAAAGCAAAAACATGTATTGGAGGAACAGCTCTTTTTAATTATGTGATTAATCCAAACAAAGGTTATGAACTTGTTAGAAACAATCTTTCGGGGGAAACTCCGAAAGATATGTTTCTAACTATGCAGATACTACAAAATCAAAACTTACGCTGTAAAAACAATACAATCTCCGTTGTTATCTCACCTACTATTGAAGATAGTAAAAAGATGACAGATCAAGATTTAAACAATCTTGTCCATGATTTTTTAGTTGGTTTAAAGTTAGATCCCAAAAATGCGCAATACATCGCTTTTGTTCATACTGAAAAAGAACACAAGCACATTCACATATTGGCTAACCGCATTGATGAAAACACAAAAGCATTAAAGGATAACTACATCGGATTTCAAGCACAACGCATCGCTCATGAAATAGCTTTAAAGTACGGTTGGATTTCTATACGACAGGAAAATGAAAACAAAAAAGAACAAGTAAAAGCTAATCAGAAGCAAGTAGCCCAAGAGATTAAAAAAGCACATTATCTTGTTTTAAAAGAGCACCCTAAAAATTTACAGCAGTATATCGATATGATGCAAATACATCAAATAGAAGTAAAACCGAGCGTAAACAAACAAGGTAATATTCAAGGGTATCGGTTTATTCACTTACCAACTAATACAAACTTAAAGGCAAGTGAAGTTGACCGTAATCTAAAACTAAATGAACTGTTTGAAAATAACACTCCCAAACGTAGTGATGACTTATTTCACACTGTTCTATTCAAAGACCAAGACAAACAAATTTCATTTGAGAATTGGAATACAAACACAGCAAGTCTGTTTAGTTTTCTAAACTCCTACGGCAATTACTATGAGGACTATGCTCCTGATATCACTAAAAAGAAAAAACGAACGATAAGACGATAA
- a CDS encoding plasmid mobilization protein, producing MKREHKIEFRVTLTESLLIKNKADKIGCSVSEYLRSTALGYALSYKLTQDEIEVYKLLNKFADNFRRIGNLFKLGDTTGVKEATIETSNLIRDHLQKLK from the coding sequence ATGAAAAGAGAACATAAGATAGAATTTAGGGTTACTCTAACGGAATCTCTGCTTATAAAAAACAAAGCAGATAAAATTGGTTGTAGCGTTTCTGAGTACCTACGTAGTACTGCACTTGGGTACGCACTTAGCTACAAACTAACACAAGATGAAATTGAGGTTTACAAACTCCTAAACAAGTTTGCTGATAACTTCAGAAGAATTGGTAACCTGTTTAAACTTGGTGATACCACAGGTGTAAAAGAAGCTACTATTGAAACCTCAAACTTAATTAGAGATCACCTTCAAAAACTAAAGTAA
- a CDS encoding toprim domain-containing protein — MTYQEAKNISLISILDNIGIRQSKINNKEAWYYSPFRTENTPSFHVSVTKNVFYDFGDNTYKGNVLDFVMLYYKCDVKEALKILASNSFSFHQLPSKIDTCEKRKDYQITAIIPLRNKYLIHYIKQRGLCLKIVQKYCKEVHYTIGDKAYYAIGFQNELGGVELRNKYIQICLGSKSLSYIDNGSTTVFIFEAFIDFLSFLTLKPNLEYKFDYIILNSVSTLDNTLIKPPNNYLYKTLDNKVMFESKYKSIIACLDNDKAGDKATDKLLTAFPLTTKDARVRYKHYKDLNDYLLSINRDKLT; from the coding sequence ATGACCTATCAAGAAGCAAAAAATATATCTCTTATCTCTATTTTAGATAATATAGGGATAAGACAATCTAAAATAAATAACAAGGAAGCTTGGTACTACTCTCCTTTTAGAACAGAGAACACACCGTCATTCCACGTAAGTGTAACTAAAAATGTTTTCTATGATTTTGGAGATAATACATATAAGGGTAATGTCTTAGACTTTGTAATGTTGTATTACAAGTGCGATGTAAAAGAAGCTCTTAAGATATTAGCAAGCAACTCTTTTTCTTTTCACCAGTTACCTTCTAAGATAGATACTTGTGAAAAAAGAAAAGACTATCAAATTACGGCTATTATACCGCTTAGAAATAAATACCTAATACATTATATCAAACAGCGAGGTCTATGCCTTAAAATAGTTCAGAAATACTGCAAAGAAGTACACTATACTATTGGTGACAAAGCCTATTACGCAATAGGTTTTCAAAATGAACTTGGCGGGGTAGAACTCAGAAACAAGTATATCCAAATATGCTTAGGTTCTAAGTCGCTTTCTTATATAGACAATGGTTCAACTACCGTATTTATATTTGAAGCCTTTATAGATTTCTTATCATTTCTCACTCTTAAACCAAACTTAGAGTACAAGTTTGATTATATCATCTTAAACTCGGTTTCTACTTTGGACAATACACTAATTAAACCTCCAAACAATTATTTGTACAAAACCTTAGATAACAAAGTAATGTTTGAGTCAAAGTACAAGAGTATTATCGCTTGCTTGGATAATGACAAAGCTGGCGATAAAGCAACAGATAAATTACTCACTGCATTTCCATTAACTACAAAAGATGCGAGAGTGAGATATAAACATTACAAAGATCTCAATGATTATTTACTTAGTATTAACCGCGATAAGTTGACGTAA
- a CDS encoding primase-helicase family protein yields MTTTATEYIRIGTDYYAIRKKNVNGKEIIVERKLWKKSEIITDFGKDMIKELPKFFGYKCEPSHINYAHFIGDYFNSYSPILYDIDTTSVLSLNSLREQIPITFYFLQHIFGNQYLLGIDYFKILLFYPEQILPIIVLVSRNRETGKTTFLNWIKEIFDKNAVFIKANAFTEKFNSEMDSKLLLLIEEVKSDNKDIVEAIKYISTAMYQSIEYKGQEKVEQKSFLKIIMTSNHEHNFLKIDKEETRFWVIKVPVIKKRSTEFYTKLIKEVPIFLNYLYRVPFTTEKKTRMWFTPELIHTEALHKLKHDLDLQNKNQVLDILDIIFNEFEIDELDTTPSDINALLNYYNRGHNISMREIQTILENIALVRSANSNNYERIKIEDNTLKRIIHKGKYYRILKDTLLNQMTDEKLL; encoded by the coding sequence ATGACTACAACTGCAACAGAATACATTCGAATAGGAACAGATTACTATGCGATAAGAAAGAAGAACGTAAACGGCAAAGAAATCATTGTCGAACGCAAACTATGGAAAAAGTCAGAAATCATCACTGACTTTGGAAAAGACATGATTAAAGAACTACCTAAATTCTTTGGTTATAAATGTGAACCCAGTCACATTAATTATGCTCATTTTATAGGAGATTATTTTAATTCCTACTCCCCTATTCTATATGATATAGACACTACTTCTGTACTTTCTTTAAATTCACTTAGAGAGCAGATACCTATTACCTTTTATTTTTTACAACACATTTTTGGAAATCAATACTTACTTGGTATAGATTACTTTAAAATCTTATTGTTCTATCCTGAGCAAATATTACCAATCATAGTACTTGTATCAAGAAATCGTGAAACAGGGAAAACTACCTTTCTAAACTGGATAAAAGAAATCTTTGATAAAAATGCTGTCTTTATCAAGGCCAATGCATTTACCGAAAAGTTCAATAGTGAAATGGATAGTAAACTTCTCTTGTTAATAGAAGAAGTAAAATCTGACAATAAAGATATCGTTGAAGCGATTAAATACATTTCAACCGCAATGTATCAATCCATTGAATACAAAGGACAAGAGAAGGTTGAACAGAAATCTTTTCTAAAAATAATTATGACCAGTAATCACGAGCATAACTTTCTAAAGATAGATAAAGAAGAAACAAGGTTTTGGGTAATTAAAGTTCCAGTGATAAAAAAAAGAAGTACTGAGTTCTACACTAAGCTTATTAAGGAAGTTCCCATTTTTTTAAACTACCTCTATAGAGTTCCATTCACGACTGAAAAGAAAACACGAATGTGGTTTACTCCTGAATTAATACATACAGAAGCTCTACACAAACTTAAACACGACTTAGACCTTCAGAACAAGAACCAGGTTCTTGACATACTGGATATCATTTTTAATGAATTTGAAATTGATGAACTAGACACTACTCCATCTGATATTAATGCTCTTTTAAACTATTATAACAGAGGGCATAATATTTCAATGCGAGAGATACAGACCATACTTGAAAATATTGCCTTAGTACGATCAGCGAATTCCAATAATTATGAGCGGATCAAAATAGAAGACAATACATTAAAGCGAATTATTCACAAAGGGAAATACTACAGAATTTTAAAAGACACTCTTTTAAATCAGATGACAGATGAGAAATTACTGTAA
- a CDS encoding helix-turn-helix transcriptional regulator — MTTLKIIQELNEIKLMITKGNQFQKEIFTIKDLMAYTGFSDSTIHKLTSKNLIPHHKPTNGTLFFDRLEIIEWIKQYRVFTDEEVLSQFSKQLKR; from the coding sequence ATGACAACGCTAAAAATTATCCAAGAGCTTAACGAGATTAAGCTAATGATTACCAAGGGTAATCAGTTTCAGAAAGAGATCTTTACTATTAAAGATCTAATGGCTTATACTGGTTTTTCAGACAGTACCATTCACAAATTAACTTCTAAGAATTTAATTCCTCATCACAAACCAACCAATGGTACCTTATTCTTTGATCGCCTTGAAATAATTGAATGGATTAAACAGTACAGAGTCTTTACAGACGAAGAAGTTTTATCGCAATTTTCAAAACAGTTAAAAAGATAA
- the mce gene encoding methylmalonyl-CoA epimerase — translation MKKIEHIGIAVKDLQASNALFEKLFGAPAYKEESVESEGVKTSFFMNGPNKIELLEATNPDSPIAKFLEKKGEGIHHIAFDVEDIEAEMKRLSDEGFIVLNEKPKKGADNKLVAFLHPKTTNGVLIELCQEIK, via the coding sequence ATGAAAAAAATTGAACATATTGGTATTGCAGTAAAAGACTTACAAGCTTCTAACGCATTGTTTGAAAAACTATTTGGCGCTCCAGCTTACAAAGAAGAGAGTGTAGAGAGTGAAGGTGTAAAAACTTCTTTTTTTATGAATGGCCCAAACAAGATAGAGTTATTAGAAGCTACAAATCCAGATAGTCCAATTGCTAAATTTCTTGAGAAAAAAGGAGAAGGAATTCATCACATCGCTTTTGATGTTGAAGATATTGAGGCAGAAATGAAAAGACTTTCCGATGAAGGCTTTATCGTTTTAAACGAAAAACCTAAAAAAGGTGCTGATAATAAATTAGTTGCATTCTTACACCCTAAAACCACAAACGGAGTATTGATTGAACTATGTCAAGAAATCAAATAA
- the rbfA gene encoding 30S ribosome-binding factor RbfA — protein sequence METNRQKKMGTLLQKDIVDILQGEVRKNGLSNLIISVSKVSITTDLSISRVYLSIFPSEKGPELLKAIQSNAPLIKHELAQRVKHQLRKVPDLVFYIDDSLEYIDQIDKALKGEENPIADRDLLVKRKKK from the coding sequence ATGGAAACAAATAGACAAAAGAAGATGGGGACCTTGTTGCAAAAGGATATCGTTGATATCTTGCAAGGAGAGGTACGTAAGAACGGATTATCAAACTTGATAATTTCGGTTTCTAAAGTTAGTATTACAACTGACTTATCAATTTCAAGAGTATACTTAAGCATCTTTCCATCAGAGAAAGGTCCTGAATTATTGAAAGCAATTCAATCAAATGCTCCGTTAATTAAACACGAATTAGCACAAAGAGTAAAACACCAATTAAGAAAAGTTCCAGATTTAGTTTTCTATATCGATGATAGTTTAGAGTATATTGACCAAATCGATAAGGCTTTAAAAGGTGAAGAAAATCCAATCGCTGACCGTGATTTATTAGTAAAAAGAAAGAAAAAGTAA